In Thunnus thynnus chromosome 11, fThuThy2.1, whole genome shotgun sequence, the following proteins share a genomic window:
- the edar gene encoding tumor necrosis factor receptor superfamily member EDAR, with the protein MSERRGQTKSVFLSSLLVCCMFASAEYSSCGEYEFLNQTSNSCQACPQCQPGQEPHMTCGYGVKDEDFACVPCPQGKYSKGKYEICRRHKDCDALYKATVRVAGTPDSDAECGPCLPGYYMLENRPRNLYGMVCHSCQNAPPNTKECMPTNGPIEKPLIDPGSTTVFPNPHKDSTGQGHLATALIIAMSTIFIMAIAIVLIIMFYILKAKPSGQACCSGQVAKAVEAQSNKQEDKKDVPDNVVIYSEKDEFDKLKAPPQKTVKSENDASSENEQLLSRSMDSDEEAALEKQGSAETNNPNPNLCLVNLGNKPDLCLLSLGLLDRDRACNGTPNIAANPTNNVQSPNHIGNVNHIASSVTAINNNNKTPGMLQSRRKKILDLYARACNVTEGLSPTELPFDCLEKASRMLSSSYSSEAAVVKTWRHLAESFGLKRDEIGGMSDGLQLFERVSTAGYSIPDLLTRLVQIERLDAVESLCSDVLGSNEMAAVGGRQGISSFHSQLVCTSPFPSPSQRCASV; encoded by the exons gtgtgttgtatgtttgcgAGTGCGGAGTATTCCAGCTGTGGAGAGTATGAGTTCTTAAACCAGACCAGTAACAGCTGCCAGGCCTGCCCTCAGTGCCAGCCAGGACAAGAGCCACACATG ACCTGCGGCTACGGTGTGAAGGATGAGGACTTTGCCTGTGTGCCGTGCCCGCAGGGGAAGTATTCCAAAGGCAAATATGAGATCTGCAGACGGCATAAAGACTGCGATGCCCTCTACAAAGCCACGGTGCGCGTAGCGGGAACTCCAGACAGCGATGCAGAGTGTGGACCCTGTTTACCGGg GTATTACATGCTGGAGAACAGACCCAGGAACCTCTATGGGATGGTTTGCCACTCCTGTCAGAATGCACCACCCAACACCAAAGAAT GCATGCCAACCAACGGGCCAATAGAAAAACCTCTGATTGATCCTGGCAGCACAACTGTGTTCCCTAATCCACATaaag ATTCCACAGGACAGGGTCACCTAGCAACGGCTCTCATTATCGCCATGTCAACCATCTTCATTATGGCCATTGCCATCGTCCTCATCATTATGTTTTACATCCTGAAGGCCAAACCAAGTGGCCagg catGTTGCTCTGGACAAGTGGCGAAGGCAGTTGAAGCTCAATCCAACAAACAGGAAGACAAGAAGGATGTCCCTG acAATGTGGTGATCTACTCGGAGAAAGATGAGTTTGACAAACTAAAAGCTCCTCCTCAGAAGACGGTGAAAAG TGAAAATGACGCCTCATCAGAGAACGAGCAGCTGCTGAGCCGGAGCATGGACAGCGACGAGGAGGCGGCGTTGGAGAAGCAGGGATCAGCTGAGACCaataaccccaaccccaacctgTGCCTCGTCAATCTGGGCAACAAGCCTGACCTCTGCCTGCTCTCTTTGGGCCTCTTGGACCGCGACCGTGCCTGCAACGGGACCCCCAACATTGCTGCCAACCCAACCAATAACGTCCAGAGTCCCAACCACATCGGCAATGTCAACCACATCGCCAGCAGTGTGACCgcaatcaacaacaacaataaaacccCAGGG ATGCTACAAAGTCGAAGGAAAAAGATCCTGGATCTGTATGCCAGAGCGTGCAATGTGACAGAGG GCTTGAGCCCCACAGAGCTTCCCTTTGACTGTTTGGAGAAGGCCAGCCGCATGCTGAGCTCCTCCTACAGCAGCGAGGCGGCCGTGGTGAAGACGTGGAGACACTTGGCCGAGAGTTTCGGCCTGAAGCGCGACGAGATCGGTGGCATGAGCGACGGCCTGCAGCTCTTTGAGAGGGTGAGCACGGCGGGCTACAGCATCCCCGACCTCCTGACCCGCCTGGTACAGATCGAGAGGCTGGACGCTGTCGAGTCACTCTGCTCAGACGTGCTGGGCAGCAATGAGATGGCAGCAGTGGGCGGGAGGCAGGGCATCAGCAGTTTTCACAGCCAGTTGGTCTGCACGTCCCCATTCCCATCTCCCTCCCAACGCTGCGCCAGTGTCTAA